A DNA window from Plasmodium brasilianum strain Bolivian I chromosome 12, whole genome shotgun sequence contains the following coding sequences:
- a CDS encoding elongation factor Tu encodes MLQIFPKREGISSCLVQVNKIGLKTNQVRNMKSSVWTKSISCYGMKKGSCYCMNGWIKKHNGGISINEKKNFAIGVFERKKPHMNIGTIGHVDHGKTTLTAAITKVCSNLNRGIFKSYEEIDKTPEEQKRGITINATHVEYETEKRHYSHIDCPGHLDYIKNMITGTSQMDGSILVVSAYDGLMPQTKEHVLLSRQIGIDKIIVYLNKIDMCEDQDLIELVELEIRELLSFHKYDGDNVPFIKGSALKALNDDKTEYGVPSILKLLDACDNYIDEPKRKIDLPFLMSIDDVLQISGKGTVATGRVEQGTLKLNDQVEILGIKDKPIKTIITGIEMFKKTLDTAQAGDQIGIMLKNVKRNDICRGMIITKTVNMKTYKKFQSDVYVLKNEEGGRKNPFSSYYRPQAYIRTADVNCAVILNEDTQVANPGDSIKCTIELMYPLAITSGLRFSLREGGRTVASGIITKVI; translated from the coding sequence ATGCTGCAAATATTTCCGAAGAGGGAAGGGATAAGCTCTTGCCTTGTACAGGTAAATAAGATAGGTCTAAAAACAAACCAAGTAAGAAACATGAAGAGCAGTGTTTGGACAAAAAGTATCAGTTGTTATGGGATGAAAAAAGGTAGCTGCTATTGTATGAACGGATGGATAAAGAAACATAATGGAGGAATTAGTATAAACGAGAAAAAGAATTTTGCAATAGGAGtatttgaaagaaaaaagccTCATATGAATATTGGAACAATTGGTCATGTAGATCATGGTAAAACAACATTGACAGCAGCAATAACAAAAGTTTGTTCAAACTTAAATAGAGgaatttttaaatcataTGAAGAGATAGACAAAACACCagaagaacaaaaaagagGAATAACAATAAATGCAACTCATGTTGAATATGAAACGGAAAAAAGACATTATAGTCATATAGATTGCCCAGGTCATCttgattatataaaaaatatgataacaGGTACATCCCAAATGGATGGATCTATCTTAGTTGTTTCTGCATATGATGGCTTAATGCCACAGACAAAAGAACATGTATTATTATCTAGACAAATTGGtatagataaaataatagtttatttaaataaaatagatatgTGTGAAGATCAAGATTTAATAGAACTCGTTGAATTAGAAATAAGggaattattatcatttcatAAGTATGATGGTGATAATGTTCCATTTATTAAAGGATCAGCATTAAAAGCATTAAATGATGATAAGACAGAATATGGTGTACCATCTATTCTGAAACTTTTAGATGCTTGTGATAATTATATAGATGAAcctaaaagaaaaattgatTTACCATTCCTTATGAGTATAGATGATGTATTACAAATATCTGGAAAAGGAACTGTAGCTACAGGAAGAGTAGAACAAGGTACTCTAAAACTAAATGATCAAGTTGAAATATTAGGTATAAAAGATAAACCCATAAAAACTATTATTACAGGAATTGAAATGTTTAAGAAAACATTAGATACAGCACAAGCAGGAGATCAAATAGGTATTATgctgaaaaatgtaaaaagaaatgatataTGTAGAGGTATGATAATTACAAAAACGGTAAATatgaaaacatataaaaaatttcaaagtGATGTCTATGTATTAAAGAATGAAGAAGGTGGAAGAAAAAACCCATTCTCTTCTTATTATAGGCCCCAAGCTTATATACGAACGGCCGATGTCAATTGTGCTGTCATTCTTAATGAGGATACGCAAGTGGCCAATCCAGGTGATAGTATTAAGTGCACCATTGAGCTCATGTACCCCCTTGCCATTACCAGCGGCCTGCGCTTCTCCTTGCGCGAGGGCGGTAGGACTGTGGCCTCGGGAATCATAACGAAGGTCATATAG
- a CDS encoding CTLH domain-containing protein — protein sequence MRKCLLVIDTEWCSRLNTITKSMDSRKTEGDQGNEKKGNSSHEEHKNENVNSLAGGNERRRTITPVSDKLNVEEKNKLKINKYPNSSATDLAFSEHTTEHGIALSIMGNNNNNENCNNNNSNSSYNNSSNNENSGNHNNIFNESFFVENQREESEKHNSRIMHTMQDHDKNEDESVTQNRNMNTTLQMIEEKIDKQMIILQNKTKSILTLENKMNEFISSTDKHKENTSSYMKYRVKKESTTVSNVVNPFRGCINKPDQEVAKNVSTDDLRCRGVCLGGRVQQVDGGNGKDGGNGEDGGNDEDSGNGKDGGNGKDGGNGKDGGNGKDGGYGKDGGNGKDGGNGKDGGNGEDSGNGKAGENGEDSGYGKDSGYGKDSGNGKDSGNGKDGGYGKDGSDDIDSGNDDNVDVWVNLSYLSVDEVNSMHHEDCHLNEVKEGMERQKDAEKKNVKYHDKEGVKREQHKGEEQEQEEMEGTKYNKEEGKEEGKEEGKEEGKEEGKEEGFCFEGMKQKVSEEDSREKSKKGNDKDKDNQKNKDKDRKQLCLNAIDKSFIQIPLKCILNTFRNIQKELEKNFMIITLFIEKKLNNLSDAIYLEKLNVIIEKLQALKSKVNESKALLNVYIKKLVTRLKYIYYEADIQLENLKHDFRFETYDNRICWLIDAYLSRYGFFETVDIFCKRYKLQYYSDADIYKEYLEIINELRIHNIKPALQWCQKYKSQLKKIDSNIESELHLQHVINFIFENKNFEAMDYIKKSVVQPHTCISRDLKYIITYIALNSVGAAGSGGIAKRSRSSCTDPCSRRGNTALEYFNEKRWRKVIRLFKQVYSEVSGVLNKPLLELLLKAGISVIKTEECGKKKSTKCPTCIDELKNTITHLPNIQKTKSFLVCPYTNQVMDENNPPFTTPAGYVFSEKAISLFLKSDDIFECPVTEEKYRMDDFSRLFI from the exons ATGCGGAAATGCTTGCTTGTAATTGACACAGAATGGTGTAGCAGACT TAATACAATTACAAAAAGCATGGACAGTCGAAAAACTGAAGGAGACCAGgggaatgaaaaaaaaggcaatAGTTCTCATGAAGagcataaaaatgaaaatgtaaattcGTTGGCAGGGGGAAATGAAAGGAGAAGGACAATCACACCAGTATCAGACAAATTAAATGTTGAAGAGAAGAacaaattgaaaataaacaaatatccAAATAGCAGTGCTACTGATTTGGCTTTTAGTGAACATACAACAGAGCATGGGATTGCTTTGAGTATTATGggaaacaataataataatgaaaattgtaataataataatagtaatagtagttataataatagtagtaataacgAAAATAGTggtaatcataataatatttttaatgaaagcTTTTTTGTGGAAAATCAAAGAGAAGAAAGTGAAAAGCATAATAGTAGAATTATGCACACAATGCAGGATCATGATAAGAATGAAGACGAATCAGTTACACAGAACAGAAATATGAACACGACCCTTCAAATGATAGAAGAAAAGATCGATAAgcaaatgataatattacaGAATAAAACTAAATCAATTTTAActttagaaaataaaatgaatgaattTATATCCAGCACAGATAAGCATAAGGAGAATACATCTTCTTATATGAAATACAGAGTGA aaaaagagagtACCACTGTAAGTAATGTAGTAAATCCTTTTAGAGGATGCATAAACAAACCGGATCAGGAAGTGGCAAAGAATGTTTCAACGGATGACCTGCGTTGTAGGGGCGTTTGTTTAGGAGGACGAGTACAGCAGGTAGACGGTGGAAATGGTAAAGATGGTGGAAATGGTGAAGATGGTGGAAATGATGAAGATAGTGGAAATGGTAAAGATGGTGGAAATGGTAAAGATGGTGGAAATGGTAAAGATGGTGGAAATGGTAAAGATGGTGGATATGGTAAAGATGGTGGAAATGGTAAAGATGGTGGAAATGGTAAAGATGGTGGAAATGGTGAAGATAGTGGAAATGGTAAAGCTGGTGAAAATGGTGAAGATAGTGGATATGGTAAAGATAGTGGATATGGTAAAGATAGTGGAAATGGTAAAGATAGTGGAAATGGTAAAGATGGTGGATATGGTAAAGATGGTAGTGATGATATTGATAGTGGTAATGATGACAATGTGGATGTTTGGGTTAATTTAAGCTACCTATCTGTAGATGAAGTAAATAGTATGCATCATGAGGATTGTCACTTGAATGAGGTTAAGGAAGGGATGGAAAGGCAAAAGGATGCAGAGAAGAAGAATGTAAAATATCATGACAAGGAGGGGGTGAAGCGGGAGCAGCATAAGGGGGAGGAACAGGAACAGGAAGAGATGGAaggaacaaaatataataaggaGGAAGGGAAGGAGGAAGGGAAGGAGGAGGGGAAGGAAGAGGGGAAGGAGGAGGGGAAGGAGGAGGGGTTTTGCTTCGAGGGGATGAAGCAAAAGGTCTCAGAGGAAGACTCGAgggaaaaatcaaaaaaggGAAATGATAAGGATAAGGATAATCAGAAGAACAAGGACAAGGACAGGAAGCAGCTGTGCTTAAACGCAATTGACAAGTCGTTCATACAAATTCCACTGAAATGTATATTGAACACATTTAGAAATATACAGAAAGAGTTAGAGAAgaattttatgataataacaTTGTTTAttgaaaagaaattaaacaATTTATCTGATGCTATATATTTGGAAAAGTTGAATGtcataatagaaaaattgcAAGCATTAAAAAGTAAAGTAAATGAATCAAAAGCATTActaaatgtatacattaaaaaattagtcACTAGactgaaatatatatattatgaggCAGATATACAactagaaaatttaaaacatgATTTCCGTTTTGAAACGTATGATAATAGAATATGTTGGCTAATAGATGCATATTTATCAAGATACGGATTTTTTGAAACTGtagatatattttgtaaaagatACAAACTGCAATATTACTCAGAtgcagatatatataaagaatatttagaaataataaatgagtTAAGAATTCATAATATCAAGCCCGCCCTACAATGGTGTCAAAAATACAAATCGcaattaaagaaaattgaTTCTAATATAGAATCAGAGTTACATCTACAACATGttataaatttcatttttgaaaataaaaatttcgaGGCTATggattatattaaaaaaagcgTCGTCCAACCACACACCTGCATATCCCGCGATCTCAAGTATATTATCACGTACATAGCACTGAACAGTGTAGGTGCGGCAGGTAGCGGCGGTATTGCGAAGAGAAGTCGAAGCAGTTGTACAGATCCATGTAGCAGACGAGGAAATACCGCCTtggaatattttaatgaaaaaagatgGAGGAAAGTTATAAGGTTGTTTAAACAAGTATACTCAGAAGTGTCAGGTGTGTTAAATAAACCACTActagaattattattaaaagcaGGAATTTCAGTCATCAAAACAGAAGAGtgtggaaaaaagaaatcaaCAAAATGTCCAACATGTATTGATGAATTGAAAAATACAATTACACATTTAcctaatatacaaaaaacgAAAAGTTTTCTTGTGTGTCCTTATACTAACCAAGTGATGGATGAAAACAACCCTCCCTTTACAACACCTGCTGGTTATGTTTTCTCAGAAAAAgctatttctttatttctaaaATCCGACGACATTTTTGAATGCCCTGTAACCGaggaaaaatatagaatGGATGATTTTTCtagattatttatttga
- a CDS encoding ER lumen protein retaining receptor 1, protein MKGVNDFMRKVNDVEKMKRYLSDHSASIKIYCFFLLLVFIFYHLFSDGDFSFLLTLSSVISMFSFLMVFLKIEINKSCAGVSLKMMECYVVLNTARLLSIVPFEGYLPYDKSGDWLYQLVEAISLFINCCIVYLCRYKYKSTYDSANDIFNNLLLIIPAFVISIFVHPSLNSFLPADVAWSFALYLESVCVLPQLSMFQKEGKVAAFTTHFLASQAFSKVLSFFFWIVSHKELNSSDNIIKSYVGVWVVIMQVVQLILMGDFIYHYIRCLSKGVSFDNLLNENENKKSNNKKKNSNNNSNSNNNNSNNNNSNNNNSNNSNSNNNNSNNSNSNNNNSNNNNSNNSNSNNNNSNNNNSNNNNSNNSNSNNNNNNNNSKMVVIAHKYDPFTVK, encoded by the exons ATGAAGGGGGTAAACGATTTTATGCGAAAAGTGAATGATGTAGAAAAGATGAAAAGATATTTGTCAGACCATAGTGCTtcgataaaaatatattgtttctTCTTGCTGTTagtttttatcttttatcatttattttcagATGgggatttttcttttttattaactctTTCATCAGTTATTAGTATGTTTTCATTTCTTATGGTTTTTCtgaaaattgaaataaataaatcatGTGCAGGAGTTTCATTAAAGATGATGGAATGTTATGTTGTTCTTAATACAGCTAGACTATTATCTATAGTACCATTCGAAGGATACTTACCTTATGATAAAAGTGGGGACTGGTTGTATCAGCTAGTTGAAGCTATTtcgttatttattaattgttGTATTGTATATTTGTGTAGATATAAGTATAAAAGTACCTACGACTCGGCAAAcgacatttttaataatctgCTTTTAATTATTCCTGCGTTTGTTATCTCCATTTTCGTTCACCCCTCGTTGAACTCCTTCCTCCCAGCTGAT GTAGCATGGTCTTTTGCGTTATACTTAGAATCAGTTTGTGTATTACCACAACTGTCAATGTTCCAAAAggag gGAAAAGTAGCTGCATTTACTACTCATTTTTTAGCATCACAGGCTTTTTCAAAA GTtttatctttctttttttggaTAGTGTCACATAAGGAGTTGAATTCTTCGGATAACATT aTTAAATCGTATGTGGGTGTGTGGGTTGTTATTATGCAAGTAGTTCAGCTGATTTTAATGGGTGActttatttatcattatattcGATGTTTAAGTAAAGGAGTATCAtttgataatttattaaatgaaaat GAGAATAAGAAGAGTAATAATAAGAAGAAGAACAGCAACAACAacagcaatagtaataacaacaatagtaataacaacaatagtaataacaacaatagtaataacagcaatagtaataacaataatagtaataacagcaatagtaataacaacaatagtaataacaacaatagtaataacagcaatagtaataacaacaatagtaataacaacaatagtaataacaacaatagtaataacagcaatagtaataacaataacaataataacaacagtaAGATGGTTGTTATTGCACATAAATATGATCCCTTCACTGTCAAATGA
- a CDS encoding DnaJ protein, whose amino-acid sequence MFLIKKRYICFYNSICKSNILSKTFHNGKSTGMSQRSHFSSKSFYDILNVKKGSSKNEIKQAYRKLALMYHPDRNPNNRKESEQKFREITEAYETLSDDNKKKIYDSQLNNGFYSDNFNSNYSTSSNNNVNYNFQTRKMTDEEIENVFKNVFGTMNLNDIFKSNIFNESNIRTRTMGSSIFSNFGSAGSYENSSNNIKQTNIKTEIIPRGNKIIEKTTKIITYKDGHVQQEIIEREINNNSKDFEDFFDVDFFLKNNIHNMNNDLHMKKFNRNLKDYKQNNITKQILNYVHGILSIATRRILVNFVVHVMRKAIQTILYMLRKK is encoded by the exons atgtttttaataaagaaaagatacatatgtttttataattctatttgtaaatcaaatattttaagtaaaacATTTCACAATGGGAAAAGTACTGGTATGTCCCAAAGGAG CCATTTTTCAAGTAAGAGCTTCTACGACATACTGAATGTGAAAAAGGGGAGCAGCAAAAATGAAATCAAGCAAGCGTACCGAAAACTAGCCTTGATGTATCACCCAGATCGAAACCCGAATAATAGAAAAGAGTCTGAGCAAAAGTTTCGAGAAATTACAGAAGCATATGAAACATTGAgtgatgataataaaaaaaaaatatatgacaGTCAATTAAATAATGGGTTTTATTCAGACAACTTTAACAGTAACTATTCAACCAGTTCAAACAATaatgttaattataattttcaaacaAGGAAAATGACTGACGAAGAAATTGAAAACGTTTTCAAAAATGTTTTCGGAACTATGAActtaaatgatatttttaagtCGAACATTTTCAATGAG aGCAATATTAGGACGAGGACCATGGGAAGTAGCATTTTTAGCAATTTCGGATCAGCCG GATCCTACGAAAACAGCAGCAACAATATTAAAC AAACTAATATAAAAACTGAAATTATACCAAGAgggaataaaataattgaaaagacgactaaaattattacttaCAAAGATGGGCATGTGCAGCAAGAAATAATAGAgagagaaataaataataatagtaaag acTTTGAAGACTTCTTTGATGttgacttttttttaaaaaataatatacataatatgaataatgatTTGCACATGAAAAAGTTTAATAGAAATTTGAAAgattataaacaaaataatataacaaaacaaattttaaattacgTTCATGGAATTCTTTCTATTGCAACTAGAAGAATCCTAGTCAATTTTGTCGTCCATGTGATGCGAAAAGCGATACAAACCATCCTATATATGCTACGAAAAAAATGA
- a CDS encoding PITH domain-containing protein, giving the protein MTISHHEGCGCKNADEILKGGEFLLKYINIEKVTALNEKLHGSCRKILKSYDNRLSSENCESDVDNELIINIPFTSPCKVLSNCMNLRCKHISSIVSLFLIGGEEGSYPKKMKIFSNREDIDFENINDFKCVQELELSEDYHGSIEYPLKVTSLFNVSYLTLYFYENYGAETTKIFYLGFKGLGTNYTRKAVETVYEASPNLADHKVEGAISGRTNKNKNKNKTKCVSKCVSKCVHNEKHFSKNSQNYMNYISMEKNSTANMYNCKYSFLNANTTTICSYGKKDNTSNKYDYGSWNKRKRNKWGRDYLEAHKIDQEKIKRKKNYHYAMKHMYDKNGRRIKDINKEKKSLRKKKLFDYEGFKVDQIFTCLPEEDMQELREEELKRKSGEILHNNKYIDTYGVESDTDLDNL; this is encoded by the exons ATGACGATATCGCATCATGAAGGATGCGGATGTAAAAATGCGGATGAGATTTTAAAAGGCGGAGAGTTCTTactaaaatacataaatattgaaaaagttACAGCATTAAATGAGAAG TTACATGGATCATGcaggaaaattttaaagtcCTATGATAACAGGTTGTCCTCTGAAAACTGCGAAAGTGATGTTGACAATGAGTTG ATAATAAACATTCCTTTTACGAGCCCTTGTAAGGTATTGAGCAACTGCATGAATTTGAGGTGCAAACATATAAGCAGC attGTTAGTTTATTCCTAATTGGTGGGGAAGAAGGAAGTTACccgaagaaaatgaaaattttttctaacaGAGAAGATATAGACTTTGAAAA CATTAACGATTTCAAATGCGTTCAAGAACTAGAATTATCGGAAGATTATCATGGATCAATTGAATATCCATTaaaa gtaACTTCTCTATTCAATGTAAGCTACTTGACCCtctatttttatgaaaattacgGAGCAGAAAcgacaaaaatattttatttag GATTTAAAGGCTTAGGAACTAATTATACGAGAAAGGCAGTTGAAACG GTTTATGAAGCCTCGCCAAATTTGGCCGACCATAAAGTTGAAGGAGCT atatctggaagaacaaataaaaataaaaataaaaataaaac tAAATGTGTTAGTAAATGTGTTAGTAAATGTGTACATAATGAAAAAcacttttcaaaaaattcccaaaactatatgaattatataagtatggaaaaaaatagcaCAGCTAACATGTATAACTGTAAGTATTCTTTCTTAAATGCAAATACTACAACTATTTGCTCCTATGGGAAAAAGGATAACACAAGTAATAAGTATGACTATGGCAGTTGGAATAAAAGGAAGAGAAACAAGTGGGGAAGAGATTATTTAGAGGCACATAAAATAGAtcaggaaaaaataaaaagaaaaaaaaattaccatTATGCAATGAAACATATGTATGATAAGAACGGAAGAAGGATTAAAGACataaataaggaaaagaaatccttaagaaaaaaaaaattatttgattaTGAAGGATTTAAGGTAGATCAAATTTTTACTTGTCTTCCTGAAGAGGATATGCAAGAATTACGtgaagaagaattaaaaagaaagtcAGGtgaaattttacataataataaatatattgataCCTATGGTGTTGAATCGGATACAGACTTGGATAACTTGTGA
- a CDS encoding hypothetical protein (conserved Plasmodium protein) — MYKVVYYVNLFLNILDFNKIRNYVKKNYFFLHANLHYVKASCYMLVESSKKNLINNVSRCSDKDIIKRGNDTMNIRLIERNESYTILNVDFGKEKGCDNIMESNFHKNDCSGTCTEGRNAYNDNNNDNSNDNNNDNSNDNSNDNSNDNNNDNNNDNNNDNNNDNNNDNSNDNNNNNNNDNSNDNNNNNDNNNDNNNDNNNDNNNNNNIDNNNNNNNDNNNNNVNDKDNDDKKKALGTWNNMRTVNHIDTLKYEKRFLSFIMSEEDTAERVEKIDFYSTNSAIDIECMLKKLNTCIIFCLQNRLYKFLELFLVWRARIFYHLNLFYECVSDSSKVSLLNAYATATFDEQGGDTNSYSCYNLRMLSLQQLNMVHMADLYVARVLKNVKKNDVLGRTVCQKRRGDKINNSTKQTAINRVPTFECTNVRVYQRSSVPTFECTNVRVYQRSSVPTFECTNVRVYQRSSVPTFECTNV; from the exons ATGTATAAAGTAGTATACTACGTTAAcctctttttaaatattttggaCTTTAATAAAATCCGCAATtatgtaaagaaaaattattttttcttgcaTGCAAACTTGCACTATGTTAAAGCTAGCTGTTACATGCTAGTTGAGTCGAGTAAAAAAAATCTCATAAATAATGTTAGCAGGTGCAGTGATAAAGACATTATCAAAAGGGGGAATGATACAATGAATATAAGGTTGATAGAACGGAACGAAAGTTACACTATTTTAAATGTAGATTTTGGCAAAGAGAAAGGCTGCGATAATATTATGGAAAGCAATTTTCACAAAAACGACTGCTCCGGTACCTGCACAGAAGGTCGTAATGCCtataatgataacaataaCGATAACAGTAACGATAACAATAACGATAACAGTAACGATAACAGTAACGATAACAGTAACGATaacaataatgataacaataacgataacaataatgataacaataacgataacaataatgataacagtaacgataacaataacaataacaataatgataacagtaacgataacaataacaataatgataacaataacgataacaataatgataacaataacgataacaacaacaataacaatatcgataacaataacaataacaataacgataacaataacaataacgtTAACGATAAggataatgatgataaaaagaaagcGTTAGGTACTTGGAACAACATGAGGACGGTCAACCACATCGatactttaaaatatgaGAAACGCTTCTTATCTTTTATAATGAGTGAAGAAGATACAGCCGAAAGGGTAGAGAAAATCGATTTTTATTCCACTAACAGTGCTATTGATATAGAGtgtatgttaaaaaaattaaatacttgtattattttttgcttgCAAAATcgattatataaatttttagaaTTGTTTTTAGTATGGAGAGCCcgtatattttatcatttaaatttattctatGAATGTGTATCTGACTCTTCAAAAGTCTCATTACTAAATGCATATGCTACAGCAACCTTTGATGAACAAGGAGGGGATACCAACAGCTATTCTTGCTATAATCTGCGTATGCTGTCCTTGCAGCAGCTAAACATGGTACACATGGCTGATTTGTATGTAGCGcgagttttaaaaaatgtaaaaaaaaatgatgtttTAGGTAGAACAGTTTGCCAGAAGAGAAGAggtgataaaataaataattccaCAAAACAAACAGCCATCAATCG TGTACCAACGTTCGAGTGTACCAACGTTCGAGTGTACCAACGTTCGAGTGTACCAACGTTCGAGTGTACCAACGTTCGAGTGTACCAACGTTCGAGTGTACCAACGTTCGAGTGTACCAACGTTCGAGTGTACCAACGTTCGAGTGTACCAACGTTCGAGTGTACCAACGTTTAA
- a CDS encoding hypothetical protein (conserved Plasmodium protein) has translation MYFIFIKGFLYNIYQNTVTIRNRSSSSSSSSSSSSSSSSSSSSSSSSSSSSSSSSSSSSSSSSSSSSSSSSSSSSSSSSSSSSSSSSSSSSSTGTSIDTVHSTLKWWVKQKVDKRMRDKRMRDKRRGDKRMRDKRRGDKRMRDKQWGDKRMRDKRMRDKGRKDKRWEDKGRKDKQGEDE, from the exons atgtatttcatttttataaaaggatttctttacaatatttatcaaaataCAGT CACCATCAGAAACAGGagcagcagtagtagtagtagcagtagtagtagcagtagcagtagtagtagcagtagtagtagcagtagtagtagtagtagcagtagcagtagtagtagcagtagtagtagcagtagtagtagcagtagtagtagcagtagtagtagcagtagtagtagcagtagtagtagcagtagtagtagcagtagtagtagcagtagtagtagtactGGGACTAGTATTGACACCG TCCATAGTACGCTAAAGTGGTGGGTGAAACAAAAAGTGGATAAGCGAATGAGAGATAAACGAATGAGAGATAAACGAAGGGGAGATAAGCGAATGAGAGATAAACGAAGGGGAGATAAGCGAATGAGAGATAAACAATGGGGAGATAAGCGAATGAGAGATAAGCGAATGAGAGATAAAGGAAGGAAAGACAAACGATGGGAAGATAAAGGAAGGAAAGATAAACAAGGAGAAGATGAATGA